In Mercurialis annua linkage group LG6, ddMerAnnu1.2, whole genome shotgun sequence, the following are encoded in one genomic region:
- the LOC126686070 gene encoding AT-hook motif nuclear-localized protein 22-like produces the protein MDPVAAHGRPLPPPFHTRDLHLHPHHQFQQHHHHHQQQQQNSEDEQSGNGSLNRGQKREHDEITTPDGKELAQANSGGDGEITRRPRGRPAGSKNRPKPPIIITRDSANALRSHVMEIANGSDIMESVSTFARRRQRGVCILSGTGTVTNVTLKQPASPGAVVTLHGRFEILSLSGSFLPPPAPPAASGLTIYLAGGQGQVVGGSVVGPLLASGPVVIMAASFGNAAYERLPLEEDDGQAAVTGSGPLDSPGVGGQSQQQQQQQQQQQLMQDPNPSLFQGLPPNLLNSVQLPAEAYWGASRPPF, from the coding sequence ATGGATCCAGTAGCAGCGCATGGACGGCCACTTCCACCGCCGTTTCATACAAGAGATCTTCATTTACACCCGCACCACCAATTCCAACagcaccaccaccaccaccaacaGCAGCAACAGAATTCTGAAGATGAGCAAAGCGGTAACGGCAGTTTAAACCGCGGTCAAAAGCGGGAGCACGACGAGATCACCACTCCTGACGGCAAAGAATTAGCTCAAGCGAACAGCGGCGGCGACGGAGAGATCACGAGAAGACCTAGAGGAAGACCGGCTGGTTCAAAAAACAGACCTAAACCACCGATCATAATCACACGAGACAGCGCTAATGCTCTTCGATCCCATGTAATGGAAATCGCTAATGGTAGCGATATTATGGAGAGTGTCTCGACTTTTGCGAGGAGAAGACAACGGGGGGTTTGTATTTTGAGTGGAACCGGTACTGTAACTAATGTTACCCTTAAACAACCAGCTTCACCTGGTGCGGTGGTTACTTTACACGGAAGATTCGAGATTCTATCACTCTCGGGTTCTTTCTTGCCGCCTCCGGCACCGCCTGCTGCTTCTGGGTTGACTATATATCTCGCCGGCGGTCAAGGGCAAGTTGTTGGAGGGAGCGTTGTGGGTCCTTTATTGGCGTCTGGTCCGGTGGTGATCATGGCCGCTTCTTTTGGTAATGCAGCGTATGAAAGGTTACCCTTAGAGGAAGATGATGGACAGGCGGCGGTGACCGGAAGTGGCCCGTTAGACTCACCGGGAGTTGGTGGTCAATCTCAGCAGCAACAgcaacagcagcagcagcaacaacTAATGCAAGATCCAAATCCATCGCTATTTCAAGGGCTGCCGCCAAATCTACTAAATTCAGTTCAACTTCCGGCGGAGGCATACTGGGGAGCATCCCGTCCGCCGTTTTAA